The genomic segment TGGGCTTGGGGGACCGCAGTCCGCGCACAAACCACCCGGCGACGAATCCGACGACGACCCCGGCAACAAGGGAGAGGAACGATGCCATATGAAGGGCTCCGAACAATGAGAGCTGCGGATGTAGCGCGCAGCTTTGCACATCCCCCCGTTTGCGCACCATGTGGGTGGTGCTAAGGGCCGATCGCCGGTTACCCGTGGTCATGCGACGGTCACCCGGACGTCGGTCCGCAGAGGAGCTTCACACCGGAAACGATCCGGCGCGGGAAAGGGAACTAGCGCAACCTATGCGGGCTGCGCGCGCTTGGCTCGCTGAATCTGCTCGTAGACGTGCGTGCGCAGCTCGGTGAAGCGCGGATCGGCCCGCGTGTGCAGTTGATCACGCTCGGCGGGCAGGTCCACCGTGATCTCGTCCTGCACGACAGTGGGCGACGACGACAGCATCACGACGCGTTGCCCCAGATAGACGGCCTCGTCGATGTCGTGGGTGATGAACAGGACGGTCACCCCGAGCCGCTGCCACAGCGCCCGCACGAGGTCCTCCAGGTCGGCCCGGGTCTGCGCGTCGACCGCGGCGAACGGCTCGTCCATCAGCAGCGTCGACGGCTCGTAGGCGACCGCCCGCGCGATCGCCACCCGCTGCTGCATGCCGCCGGAGAGCTGCCACGGGTACGCCGGCTCGGTGCCCGCGAGCCCCACCGCCGTGAGCGCCTCCTCGACGAGCTCGGCCCGCCGCGTACGGGGAAGCTTCTTCTGTTTCAACGGCAGCTCGACGTTGTCGCGCACGCTCATCCACGGGAACAGGCTGCGCCCGTACTCCTGGAACACCATGGCCAGGCCCGGCGGCGGCCCGCTGACCGCGCGCCCGTCCAGGCTGATCGTGCCGCCGCTGGGCTCGAGCAGGCCGGCGATGCAGCGCAGCAGGGTGGTCTTGCCGCAGCCGGACGGCCCGACCAGGCAGACCAGCTCGCCGTTGCCCACCGT from the Paractinoplanes abujensis genome contains:
- a CDS encoding ABC transporter ATP-binding protein, encoding MLEVQGLRKVYPGRREVEALRDLSFTVGNGELVCLVGPSGCGKTTLLRCIAGLLEPSGGTISLDGRAVSGPPPGLAMVFQEYGRSLFPWMSVRDNVELPLKQKKLPRTRRAELVEEALTAVGLAGTEPAYPWQLSGGMQQRVAIARAVAYEPSTLLMDEPFAAVDAQTRADLEDLVRALWQRLGVTVLFITHDIDEAVYLGQRVVMLSSSPTVVQDEITVDLPAERDQLHTRADPRFTELRTHVYEQIQRAKRAQPA